Within the Catalinimonas niigatensis genome, the region GGCTCTATGCTGAAGATGATCAGATACTGCTGGCTTCTGCCAATGGAGGATTTTTTGCACCTATCAGTAAAGAGGGCAAAGAAATAGGTGAACACTGGCTGGAAAATATTCCTTCTGCCGATGGCATCATCAAAACCAGTGATGGTAACTATATTGTATCTACCTGGCAGGGAGAAGTACATTATGTAGATGCAGAAAATAATGAAACTCAAAAGTTGCTGGATACCAAGGCAGACAAAATCAACTCTGCAGATATAGGTTATATTCCTGATCAGGATATGGTACTGGTTCCCACCTTTTTTGACAACCGGGTAGTCGCCTATAAAATCAACAAAGGAGATTCTTAATAAGCATGTATGTTTAGGTTTTTAGCAATCACTTTGTGGGCCGGGATGTATCTTCCTGGCTTTTCTCAAACAAGTGAGAAACCTTTCGGCAGTTATCTGTACGAAGATGATAAGATTACACTTACCCTAAGCCCACCCAACAATTATACACTTTTTGGGACAGAATATTCACGCCGGACGGGCATGGTGAGCAGTAAAGAAATTTCCAGAGGCACCTTTGAAATGGAAGAGGAGCAACTGGTACTGGAAGAGTATCCTACCCGCAATCAGATGACATTACATATGGATTCAGAAGTAATACTGGAGGCACTAGATGTGAAAGAAATTGATAAAGGCGAGATGCTCTATGCCCGTACTGTAGAGTATGAGAATGGACAGCCCCGTATGGAAGGAGAATGGAAAAGAGGAAAGAAACACGGTACCTGGATTTACTACGATGAGGAAGGTAACGTAGTGAAATCTGAAAAATACCGTCGTGGTAAGCTAATAGATTGAGCCAGGAGTCAGAAGTTAGAAGATGGAAGTAGGAAGTTGAACTTCCAACTTCCTACTTCCTGCTTTTCATCATGTAAGTTAAAGTGCATTTAAGCTAACAATTATTGCTTGTTTAAAAGCTTGTGAATGAGTAGGTTGCAGGAGTTTCAAACCACACAGTTTAAGCATCATGCGTTGGCTTTTTGTAGCGCTGAGCATAGTACTCCTGAATGGGCACAGCTATGCGCAGCTCAATACACCCAAATACAGTAATGAGTTTCTGTCCATAGGAGCAGGAGCCCGTGCCCTGGGCATGGCAGCTACCCAAACTGCCTTAGCCGATGACGTAACCGCCGGTTTCTGGAATCCTGCCAGCCTCACCGATTTATCCCATCAGTACGAAGTTTCGCTCATGCACGCCGAGTATTTCGCGGGTATTGCCAATTATGACTATGGCAGCTTTGCTACTCCACTAGACTCTCTGAGTACGCTGGCCATCTCAGTTGTGCGCTTTGCCGTAGATGACATTCCTGATACCCGCTTTCTTTACGATGCCAACGGACGCATCAATTATGATAATATCCGTTTCTTTTCCGCTGCCGACTATGCTTTCCTCTTCTCTTATGCCCGCCAGATTCCCAAGATAAAGGGGCTAAGTATCGGCACCAATTTCAAAATTATCCACCGTACCGTAGGCAGCTTTGCCAATGCCTGGGGCTTTGGCCTGGATGCAGCAGCTACTTACCGGCTGAAAGACTGGCGCTTTGGTCTGATGCTGCATGACATTACGGGAACTTTCAATGCCTGGACTCACAATTCAGATATGGTCGCGGATGTGTATACCCAAACCGGCAATGTGATTCCGGCCAATACACTAGAAGTTACTCTGCCCAAAGCTTCCCTTGGCATTGCCAGAAGCTGGCGCTTATGGGAAAGCAGGTTTGGAATCTTAGCCGCAGCTGACCTGCACTTTACTTTTGATGGTCAGCGGAATGTTTTGATCAAATCAAAACTTGCTTCCATAGACCCCTCGGTGGGCTTGGAGATTGATTATAAAAATCTGGCGTTCGTGCGAGCTGGTGTGGGAAATGTGCAGGAAATCAAAAATTTTGACGGAAGTACTTATCGCACTTATCAGCCTGACTTTGGCGTGGGCTTCCGTGCTGGTAGCATCAGCGTGGATTATGCCCTGACTGACATCGGTGACCGCTCAGAGTCACTCTACTCTCATGTTTTTTCCCTCAAATTCAGTATTGACCGTGATCGTAAACAGGAGAATGAGTAATTTTTTTTACAGCAGAAAGCATAGAGCAATGAGACTTAGGCTCATTTTTGGGCTTATGGTATGCATGCCCTTTTGGGTCAACGCACAGCGCTTTGGCAATGAGTGGATCAACAGTAACCAATCCTATTACAAGATTTCTATTGCAGCAGATGGTATCTACCGGATCAACCATCAGGATTTGTTGGCTGCAGGCTTTCCGGTAAATAGCGTTGATCCCCGAAGGATGCAGCTATTTTTTCGCGGACAGGAGCAAGCGGTTTTTATTCAGGGACAGCAGGATGCCAGCTTTGATCCTGCCGATTTTATTGTCTTTTACGGGCAGCGTAATGATGGCACACAGGATAGAGAACTGTATGTACCTAATGAGGCGCAGCCTAATCCTTATCATAATCTATATTCAGATTCTACGGCTTACTTCCTGACCTGGTCGCTGGCGGCTGTCAACGGGAAGCGCATGGCTAGCTTTTCTGAAAATAATATCAGTGGAATACCAACAGAAGTATATCATTGGGAAGAAAGGCTGTCAGTTTTTACCAACGAATATTCTCAGGGAAGACAGTATCCGCTTGGTTCTCTATCGGGCGTCATTGCGCATCTGAGTACTTTTGATTATGGAGAGGGATGGACCGGGCCGCGCATAGGGCGGGGACAGAGTAGAGATTATACTTTAGAAGCGCCTGCGCAATTTGTTAGCGGACCGGCACCTCAATTGGAAATTTTATTGGCTGGACGTAACAACCGACAGCATGATGTGACTGTACAAGTAGGAAGTTCTACTGCTGCATTGCGTACCCTCAGTACCGTCAACTTTGAGTTTTATGACCATAGCCTGGTGACGGAAAATTTACAATGGAGTGATCTTACAGGAGGAAACCTTGTAGTAAGGGTGACTGTCAATGGTGTGGATGGGGTAGCAGACCAGGTTTCGGTTTCTTACATCAGGCTTAGGTATCCCCAGCAAACTACCGCTCAGAATCTGGCTACTAAAAAAATTAATCTGGCAGTGAATCCTGCTGCCAAAAGTTATGTGGAAATTGCCAATGTGCCCCCTTCTCCTTATCTGCTGGACATCACCGATGAAAATAATGTACAAAGAATTGGGTTCAATCTGGTTGGAGGTAATACTACGGCAGTCATTCCTAATACACAGGCAGCGCGTCAGTTGTTGATTGGAAGTATACAGCCTGTTACAATCATTAAGCGGGTAAACTTTCAAAACATCAGTACGTCAGCCAATTACCTCATAATCTCGCACGAGAGTTTACGTCAGCCCGCCGGTAACTACAGCGATCCTATCCGTGCCTATCAGGAGTATAGGGCTTCGGCAGAAGGGGGTGGTTTCAATACACTACTGTTCAATATAGATCAGTTATACAACCAGTTTGGCTACGGAGAGGTGACACCTCTGGCCATCCGCAGGCTCGCCGATTTTATGCTAAGCAACGGAAACCCTCAGTACCTTCTGCTCATTGGCAAAGGTTTGACAGTCAATTACAACTATCATAGACAAAACCCTGCTACTGCAACTTTGCGTGACCTGGTACCTACCGGTGGAATGCCAGGGTCTGATGTGGTACTGACATCCGGTTTGGCGGGTAGCGATGGTTACAGCTCGGCGATTCCTACGGGACGTATCAATGCACAGACTGCTCAGGATGTGGCCGCATATCTGGACAAAGTGAAAGAATCTGAAAGCAGGGGACTGACAGCAGATTACCAGGAAAGTAATACGAGAGAAGCACTCTGGAAAAAGCATATGGTGCATTTGAGTGGAGGCGTAAGTCTGGCAGAGCTTACCTTATTTGGTCGTTATGTAGATGACTTTAAGGATGTGGCGGAAGGTGATTTTCTGGGAGGACAAGTATCGGTACAATCCAAAAAATCTAACAGTGCTACTGAACTGATTAATATTGCAGATGAAGTGAATAAAGGGCTTTCTTTGATCACCTTCTTTGGGCATTCAGCTACTACGAGAACAGATATTGAAATTGGCTATGTGTCCAATGACGAACTAGGATACCAGAATAAAGGTAAATATCCTGCTATTCTAATTAATGGCTGTAATGCAGGAAATGTGTTTGGTGATGCACTTACCTTTGGAGAAGATTGGATTCAGACTCCGAACAGGGGTGCCTTACATGTTATTGCTCATAGTGCTGAAGGCATTTCCAGTGTATTGAAGCGTTTCTCGGATGCTTTCTATACTACCTTGAGCGACTCTCTTTACGTGGGTAGCTCCATGGGAAAAATAAAGAACGAAGCAAGTCGACGCTTTATGGAAAGGTTAGGAACCAGCATTTGGGAGGTACACATAGCGCAGGTAAGGCAAGCCATACTACAAGGTGATCCTGCCGTTAGCTTGTTTGGACGGGCGAAGCCAGAACTGGAGATCAATGACAATAGTTTATTTGTAACACCTCTGCAAGAAGGTCCGATTACCGTTTTCTCCGACTCCTTTGCGGTCAATCTGGTGGTCAGGAATTTTGGCAGTACAAGCCGTGATTCACTTAGTGTCTCAGTGAACAGAACTTTGAGCAATGGTACTGTAGTCAGCTACGGTCCGGTAATGTATCCTTCTGTTTTGTACCAGGATACACTTCAGTTTGTCGTCAATTCCGAAGAAACTACCGTAGCAGCAGTAGATGAAGTAGGGAATAACCGTTTTGAAGTCATTATTGACAGTAAGGATACACTTGATGAACTTAATGAAAGCAACAACCGGGCTTACTTTGAATATTTTGTTCCGCTGGGGGGGACAGTGCATCTATCTCCCCACGATTATGCTATAGTATCACAAGATCAGGTACTGTTGCAGTTGCAACCCGGCGATCTGCAAAAAACATTGAGAGAAAGCGACACGCGGCAGTATATGCTTGAAATAGATACTTCATATACTTTTGCCAGCCCTATAAAACAACAATTTAGCCTTAGTGCAAAAGGCCTGGTACTACAGCAGTTAGAACTGCCTGTAAAAGAAGATAGTACTGTCTATTATTGGCGTAGCAAATACGCTGAACTGAGAGAAGGAGAAGTAGATCAGTGGACCCAGAGTTCATTTACTTACCTCAGCAGCGGCCAAGAAGGGTGGAGTCAGATAAGCTTTGAGCAGCTTAATGAGAATCAGGCGCTTAACCTTGAGAAAGATACGATCAGAAAGGTGTGGGAATTTCCAGATACTGAAGTAGAAGTAGAAATCTCAACCTCTGGAGCAGCATATGATAATTCTGTCACAGAACAAATTTATATTAATAGTACGACCCTCATACTGCCGGATGCAGGATTTGTATGTAAAGAGAATTCTATTAACGTACTGGTCTTAGATCGTTATACACTCAATCCCTATCTTCCAATCGATCCTGGAGGGTTTGATGTATTTAATCCTAATACCTGTGGCAGAAGGCCACAAATGATTAATACCTATACCAATGCACAAGTTGTGAATGGAGCTCTGGCAAACTTAATAGATGCGATTGAAGAGGGAAATCCTCTGGTAATTTTCAATATTGGTAGCTTGGATTATGCCAACTGGCCTGCGGCTACCCTGGCAAAATTAGAGGAAGTGGGTATAAATTCTACCACGATCTCATCTCTGCAAATTGGCGATCCGCTTATTGTTATCGGCAGAAAAAATGCAGCAGCAGGCTCAGCTACTGTAAAACTGGCTGATCCGGCCAGTGAGGTTCCAGCCAGTGAACAACTGATTACTTTGAATCAAAAAATTACGGGTAAGCTGAGTAGTGGCAGCATTGTAAGCAAGCGGATTGGTCCGGCAAGTAGCTGGAATAACTTATTGCTGAACTTTAGGGGAGTTGAAGCCTCTGATGTAGTGAATATCTCACTTATAGGTGAAACAGATGAAGGAGAGCAGACCACTTTGCTTAATACTACAGATCTGTCAGGACAGCTGGATATCTCGGGTATTAATGCTGCACAGTATCCTTTTCTGCGCTTACAGATGAGTGTAGAAGATGTGATCAACCGTAGTGCGGTGCAGTTGGATTACTGGCTGGTCAACTATCAGGGAGTACCGGAAGGAATTTTACTTTCAGAAAACAATTTCTCAGAAACACAGAATAAGCAGGAAGGAGAAAGCTTTACTATCCCTTTCCAATTCTACAACTTATCCGATGACAGCTTTATGGATTCGTTACAGGTGGCTTATAGTTTATTCAATCAGAATACCCGTCGTATGCTTAGTGATACATTGACAATTGAGGCAGCCAAAGCAGGCGATACTGTGAGTTTCCAAATTCCTGTCAGTACGCTAAATGAGATTGGAATCAGCGATTTGAGTGTCAATGTGAATCCACGCCTACAGCGGGAGCAGTTGTACAGCAATAATTTTCTCAATGTTCCTTCTTTCATGAAAGTAAATGGAGACGAGCTAAACCCTATCATAGACGTAGCTTTTGATGGTACTTATATACTGGATGGGGATATTGTCTCGCCCAGTCCAATGGTGAGCATAGAAGTCCGGGATGAAAATCCTTATCTGCAAAAGCAGGATACCACAGGTATAGATATTTTTTTAGGTAAACAGGAAAGTGCAGAGGCCAGTATAGGCACTAACAACGCAAGAACAGCCAATACACAGATGAAACGAATTGCGCTGGATAGTGAAGAAGTGAGTTGGACACCCGCTGAGGGAGAAGAGCCTTTTAAAATCAATTTTCAACCCAGACAACTGGAAGATGGCTTATATACGCTTAGGGTGCAAGCAGAAGATGCCAGCGGAAATACTTCAGGTACACAGCCTTATGAGGTGAATTTTGAGATTATTAACGAATCTACCATTACCAATTTTTATCCTTATCCCAATCCTTTTTCTACCAGCACCCGCTTTGTATTCACCCTTACCGGCCAGGAAATTCCCGATCAGATCAAGGTACAGATCATGACGGTGAGTGGCAAAGTGGTGCGGGAGATTACCCAGGATGAGCTGGGACTGATCCGTATTGGAAACAATATTACAGATTATGCCTGGGATGGTAAAGATGAGTTTGGTGATCAGCTTGCCAATGGTGTTTACCTGTATCGCGTGATTGTACAAAGCAATGGACAGGCATTGGAGATGAGAGAAACTGCCGGAGACCGGGGTTTTAAGAATGGCTTTGGTAAAATGTATATTCTCAGGTAAAGAAAATTACTTTTGAGAAGCAGCCAACTCTGCCGAAGTAGAGGATACCTCTACATTTTTCAACTCTATTCTGGAAAGTTCTTCGACCTTTCCTTCTTCAAAGAGCTTTTCATAATCTTCTAAAGCAAAGTTTTCTTCTGTACTCTCGTAGTTGATATAATCGGCAAAGCGTATGCCTTCAATTTCGCGCACGTTATAAGCTTCTCTGAACCGGGTTCCTCCTCCATCAACATGGAAAGAGTAAGCCAGATAATCCATAGTCTTATTTTGCTGATGTATCCAATAAATGTATACATCTTCATGGTCGGCCCCTCCTCCGTCTTCACTAAAGGTAACCTCAATTTCATCATAAGGCTCGCCTTTGATGCTGGTTTCGCCCAAATATTTTTTGTTAGCTGCCGGATCATTCAACGGGAAAGGCAGAAGGGCAAAGTAGATGACAGAGTTTAGTGTATTTTTAAAACGTTCCTTATCTTCTTCAGAGAGGTTGAGCTTTTCTCCATTGATCATTCTGTCAAAGCCTTGGTTATCCAATACATCATGCATGGTACCCAGAGAGTCTTTAAGTATGCTTTCATAACGAAACAATCCCTGATCTATCGCTACTTCAAAGTGTTTTTTTCGGAAGTCAAAGCTAAGGCGAGACTGAGCTAGTTGCTTTCCTCCGTGTACAGCAATGGCCTGATCTATGATTTGTTGCGCCTCATGTTGTGGTTGGCAGGCAGCACCCAGTAATAGTGTGAAAAAAAAACAAATACTTTTTGTCATAATATGAGGCTGTTAAACCAGCGTACAAGAATCTTTACGGAAATCCGGATGCTGAGTTTACATACTTTATCTCTCAGCCAGATTAGGAATTTTCAGTGTGAAAGTACTCCCCACCCGTGTTTTGGATTCCACAGCAATCGTGCCTTCCAGTACATTCATTGTTTCTTTTACAATGTATAGCCCTATTCCAGAACCGTGTTTTTCATTGCTTGCTTTAAAAAACATATCAAAAATTTTGCTTTGATGCTCTGGGGCAATGCCAATGCCATTATCGTTTATGGTGATTTGAGCATATTCAGGATTGGTACTCACCTGCACATGGACATAAGATTGGTCTACGCTTAGACTTCTGTAGCGAATGGCGTTGCCTATCAGATTACTAAAAATAACTGAAAGTCGGCGATAATCAGAGACAAAAGGCACTGAGGTATCAAAAGTAGCATCAAAATGAATGGCATTTACATCATCAATATAGCTTAAGTTATTGATGGTTTCTTCTGTAAGTTTAGGAAAATCAATACGATCAGGAGCCACCTCCATTCTGGAATTACGTGAATAGCTGATAATATCTTGAATGAAACGATCGAGCCGGTTGATACTGATTTCCATTAACCTGATGTACACGTCTTTTTCTTCAGGCGTGTTTTCCAGCAAAGCAATATTGATCAAGCCAAGTACTGAGGCGAGCGGCGCCCTCAGATCGTGGGAGGAACTGTACACAAAGCGGTCCAGTTCAGCATTGGTTTTCTTGAGTTCTTCATTCTGTTTCTCCAGTTGCTGCTCATACTGCATCCTGCGGGTAATGTCCTGAGCTGTGCCCACGGTCTGCACCACATTACCATGTTCATCTCTTTTAAAAGGTTTGTCACGACTGGATAACCATATCCAGTGGCCATGCTGATGTTGTACACGGTATTCAGTTTCTACTACCTCATCATCTCTGACCTGCTTGATTTTTTCCTGAAAATTATAAGCTACTTTTTGAAAATCTTCAGGATGTAGCTTAGAAAATAACTGCACCTTACCATTGAGCACATCCTCTACTTCATATCCGAGCATATTTTTGATATGAGGGCTGAAGTAGATATAGTCGCCTTTCAAAAAATCAAAAACGTACAACAGCTCAGGAGAGGTATCAGCAATACTTTCTATAAAATGTCTGCTTTCCTCTATTTCCTCTGCGGCATTTTTTTCTTCAGTAATATCTGCAACACTGGCTACCAGTACTTTACTACCCATATAATCTGAGATATAAAGCTGAGTCCTTACCGGATAAGTTGTTCCGTCTTTTCGGTAATGCATGGTTTCCAGCACTACTTCTTTACTTTTTTTAGTTATGAGAGGACGGATAAGTTTAGCATAGGATTTTTTAGTAAACTGAGGAGTAATATGCAGAGGGGTGAGCTTGAGCAGTTCTTCTTGTGTGTAGCCAAGATGATCAATAGCTGCTTTACTCACATATTGATAACGAAGATTGTTGATATCAAAAATATAAAATTCGTTGATAGAGTGATCCAGTATTCTCCCTAAAGCTTCTTTTTGCTGTTCGGACATAAGTCATTGGGTAAATAAAAAATACTTCTCCGTTTAGCTATTCATCTTACTCAGACAGTAAAAACACAAGCATCTCGGTTGTACAGGTTTATAAATATCTGTATTAAATACTAATTTGAGGATACATTTTTGAAAGGTTATCTCAAATATTTAGTACCAAATGTCTGAAATTTTTTATGTATTCAGAGATTTTTAATGGTTTATAATATTAGATCTATAAAAGATAAACTTTATACACTTTTGAGAAAGGACATATTCGGCAGCTTTCATACGATATATTTCAGAAAATTATTGTCCACGTCTGTGACGAAGTGGAAAGTGTATGAGAGCAGAGTACGCCAGATAAGTTCATGTATAATAAAATTAAACCTATTTAAATAAAGTAAGTATAAAATGATACCGGCGTAAGCTATATTTAAACACAATTATCCTGAATGCTAACGATCAGCATAATACAAAAAAAATTCAAATCCCTATCAGTACTTTGCATTGGTACAATTAGGTAGTAATATTGTGCCCTTGCCTATGAGTAGTATTATCAAGGAAATCCGCTTGCCTATTGAAAATGAAATGGGCATTTTTGAAAATAAGTTTCGTGATTTTATGAAGAGCAAAGTATTGCTGCTTGATAAGATCATGAGCTTCATCGTCAGGCGCAAAGGCAAGCAATTACGTCCTATGTTTGTGTTCCTTTCGGCCGGACTTACCGGACAAATCAGTGAGACCACCCATAGAGGTGCGGCACTGATAGAGCTCCTGCATACAGCTACCCTGGTACACGATGATGTGGTGGATGATTCCAATTACCGCCGCGGTTTTTTTTCTATCAATGCACTATGGAAAAATAAAATTGCCGTGTTGGTAGGGGATTACCTGCTCTCTCGCGGTTTGTTGCTTTCTGTAGAGCACAAAGATTTTCACCTGCTGGAAATTGTATCTAATGCTGTGCGTGAAATGAGTGAAGGAGAACTGCTGCAAATTGAGAAAGCCCGTAATCTGGATATCACTGAAGATGTCTACTACGAGATCATTCGCCAGAAAACAGCTTCTCTGATCAGTTCATGCTGTGGTGTGGGTGCCAGTTCTACCGGTGCTGATCCTGAAACTGTCAAAAAAATGCAGGCTTTCGGAGAAAAAGTAGGCATAGCTTTTCAAATTAAAGACGATTTGTTTGACTATGGCACTGCAGAAATAGGCAAACCTGTGGGAATAGATATCAAAGAAAAGAAAATGACGCTTCCGCTGATCTATGCCTTGCAGAATGCTTCCTGGATCGATAAAAAGAGAATCATATATACCATCAAGTACCAAAGCAATAAGCTGAGCAAAGTACATGAGGTCATTGATTTTGTAAAAGCTTCAGGAGGAATAGAATACGCCACCCAGGCAATGCATGAGTACCATCTCAAAGCACAGGAGATACTCAGTACTTTTCCAGATTCTGCTTATAAGCAGTCTTTGATTCGTCTGGTAGAATATACCATTGAACGAAAAAAATAAGGGTACTTCCTTGTATATTAACTTTTTTCTCTTTTCATCAAGTAGGACAAAATAGAGTCTTTATACCTACAAAAACACTACAAAATGAGGATTGAAATAAAAAGAAAGTCATGATAATTTTGAGCAGAGTTCATGAGCAGCCCTATACCTAATTTGAAAGCATACCTATCAAATGTCTTTACCTCCATAGGAACAAGGTCCTTTCGTTTCCGTAGGAGGATGGTGATGCTTAAGTCCAGAGTAATCATGGGGGTGTATTTGACAATTTCAGTTCTGACCATTTTATTGATTACTCTACTGATGGGTTTTCCTAAACCCTCCCCTGAATCTACCTCTCATGCTTTGGCCAAATTAGAAGATTACTGGGTTGCAGAATCAGGACATATTACAAAAGATTATAAAAAGCTGCTTCATCTGAGCCAACTACAGCTCAATATCCGTTCTCTGAGTAACAACAGGATGATTATCTATGCCAAACCTGCTTCCGAAATTTTGCCTCCATCGATCATACTGAAACTGCAACAGGCAGAGAACCTGACAGAAGGGCGGGTATTCCGTGCCATCAGTCAGTCTGATAGCATCAACTTCAATATGATCCTATCACGTCATTATAATAAACTAACCTTGGCTTTTGCTATAGAAGACGGTCCTGCTAATGGCGAGTACGTATTCTCCTTCCTGCGACATGAAGGAAGTAATAGTGATTTATCCTCTTTTTGACCTTTCTTTTTGGGAAAAAAACAAGCTTTTTCCGGTCTGAAGTGTTTCTCTTCTTTATATTTAGAATCTTCACGGATTTTTGTGGAGATGAACTCTTTTCAGAAAGCAATTAGTTAATTTTATATGAGAAGCAAACACACAATTTTAATCGCAATCATAAGTCTTTTCTGCCTAGTTGGTATAGCATCATCCCATGCACAATCTGGGTATTGGCAACAAGGTGTAGAGTATATGATGGAAGTAGACATGGATGTTGATTCCCACCAGTTTGAAGGAAAACAAAAGCTGGTGTACAGTAATAATTCATCCGATACGCTCTTCAGGGTTTTTTATCATCTTTATTTCAATGCATTCCAGCCGGGAAGCATGATGGACGTTCGCTCACGCACCATAGAGGATGCCGACCGCCGGGTATCTGACCGTATCTTTTACCTAAACAATGATGAAATAGGGTTTCAGCGTATCCAGTCCCTTAAGCAAAACGGGAAAGAGTTGAGTTATGAAATGTCAGGTACTATTCTGGAAGTAACGCTTGACAAGCCTATCCTTCCTAATGGCAAAGCTACCTTTGATATGGAGTTTCAGGGACAGGTGCCCTTGCAGGTCCGCCGCTCTGGTAGAGATAATGCTGAAGGGATTGCCTACTCTATGGCGCAGTGGTATCCTAAGATGGCCGAATATGACTATGAAGGCTGGCATGCCAATCCCTACATCGGCCGTGAGTTTCATAGCGTATGGGGTAGCTATGATGTAAAAATTGCTATTGATTCTTCTTATGTGATTGCTTCCACTGGCTATTTGCAGAATCCGGAAGAGATAGGGCATGGTTATCAGAAAGAAGGGCAAAGCGTAAAACGGCCAAAAGGGGAAAAGATCACGTATCACTTCAAGGCAGACAATGTACACGATTTTGTCTGGGCTGCCGACCCTGATTATGAGCACACTACCGCCCAGGTACCCGGAGGTCCTACCGTGCATTTCTTTTACCAGGCAGATACGCTGGCAAAGAACTGGGAAATGCTGCCGGAGTTTACCGTAAGGGCTTTTCAGTACATGAATGAAAATTTTGGCAAATATCCCTACGACAAATATTCGGTGATACAGGGGGGAGATGGAGGTATGGAATACCCAATGGCTACGTTGATCACGGGGCATCGCTCTCTCCAGAGCCTGGTGGGCGTGACGGTACATGAGATGATCCACAGCTGGTTTCAGGGTGTATTGGGAACCAACGAGAGCCTTTATCCCTGGATGGATGAGGGTTTTACCTCTTATGCCTCCAATCGTACAATGGCCCATCTTTTTGGAGGAAATGCCAATGATCCAAGGATTCATGCCAGCTCTTAC harbors:
- a CDS encoding polyprenyl synthetase family protein, with translation MSSIIKEIRLPIENEMGIFENKFRDFMKSKVLLLDKIMSFIVRRKGKQLRPMFVFLSAGLTGQISETTHRGAALIELLHTATLVHDDVVDDSNYRRGFFSINALWKNKIAVLVGDYLLSRGLLLSVEHKDFHLLEIVSNAVREMSEGELLQIEKARNLDITEDVYYEIIRQKTASLISSCCGVGASSTGADPETVKKMQAFGEKVGIAFQIKDDLFDYGTAEIGKPVGIDIKEKKMTLPLIYALQNASWIDKKRIIYTIKYQSNKLSKVHEVIDFVKASGGIEYATQAMHEYHLKAQEILSTFPDSAYKQSLIRLVEYTIERKK
- a CDS encoding PAS domain-containing sensor histidine kinase is translated as MSEQQKEALGRILDHSINEFYIFDINNLRYQYVSKAAIDHLGYTQEELLKLTPLHITPQFTKKSYAKLIRPLITKKSKEVVLETMHYRKDGTTYPVRTQLYISDYMGSKVLVASVADITEEKNAAEEIEESRHFIESIADTSPELLYVFDFLKGDYIYFSPHIKNMLGYEVEDVLNGKVQLFSKLHPEDFQKVAYNFQEKIKQVRDDEVVETEYRVQHQHGHWIWLSSRDKPFKRDEHGNVVQTVGTAQDITRRMQYEQQLEKQNEELKKTNAELDRFVYSSSHDLRAPLASVLGLINIALLENTPEEKDVYIRLMEISINRLDRFIQDIISYSRNSRMEVAPDRIDFPKLTEETINNLSYIDDVNAIHFDATFDTSVPFVSDYRRLSVIFSNLIGNAIRYRSLSVDQSYVHVQVSTNPEYAQITINDNGIGIAPEHQSKIFDMFFKASNEKHGSGIGLYIVKETMNVLEGTIAVESKTRVGSTFTLKIPNLAER
- a CDS encoding M1 family metallopeptidase; protein product: MMEVDMDVDSHQFEGKQKLVYSNNSSDTLFRVFYHLYFNAFQPGSMMDVRSRTIEDADRRVSDRIFYLNNDEIGFQRIQSLKQNGKELSYEMSGTILEVTLDKPILPNGKATFDMEFQGQVPLQVRRSGRDNAEGIAYSMAQWYPKMAEYDYEGWHANPYIGREFHSVWGSYDVKIAIDSSYVIASTGYLQNPEEIGHGYQKEGQSVKRPKGEKITYHFKADNVHDFVWAADPDYEHTTAQVPGGPTVHFFYQADTLAKNWEMLPEFTVRAFQYMNENFGKYPYDKYSVIQGGDGGMEYPMATLITGHRSLQSLVGVTVHEMIHSWFQGVLGTNESLYPWMDEGFTSYASNRTMAHLFGGNANDPRIHASSYGGYFSLAESGKEEPMTTHSDHYNTNRAYGLAAYSKGAVFLEQLSYIMGRESFQRGMKRYFNEWKFKHPNPTNLKRIMEKESGLELDWYFEYFVNTTHTIDYGVKSVEERGESTHVTLERIDKMPMPLDVLVTYKNGEKELFYIPLRIMRGEKENDLDYSRSLMQDWPWVFPTYLMVVPHALSDIERIEIDPSYRMADIDRSNNVYPDMENTRFGQETE